The window GTATCTGTCCGCGACCTCTCGTGCATGCTCGACGTCGACGTCGTAGACGCCCACGAGGTTGGCCGTCGGCAGGTTGTCGTACACGCGTGCGTGGTGTTCCCCCATCGTGCCGACACCGACGACGCCGACGTCAACGGGGTACTGAGCAGCGTTTTCGTCGGTTCTCGTATCATCTTGCATAGTTGGTCGTCACCTCCGTGATGTGGTCGATATCAGCCGCAGAAACGCCAGGGTGAACGGGAAGGGAGAGTACTTCACTGGCTGCTCGGTCGGCGACGGGAACGGTCGCATCGACACCGTCGTACGCCGGTTGGTTCGGGATACACGCTGGATAGTACACCGCTGAGTCGATCCCCTGTTCTGCAAGTTGATCCTGGAACGCGTCTCGGTCTCGAGTGCGAACGGTGTACTGGTGATAGGCGTGACGAACGTGGTCTGGTTCGACCGGCACCTCGAGTTCGCTGTCGTCAATCGATGCCGTCAACTGAGCGGCGTTTTCCCGGCGACGGTCGACGAAGTCCGGGAGTCGCTCGAGTTGCGAGCGACCGATAGCCGCCGCGAGGCTCGTCATTCGGAAGTTGTGCCCGACTGCGTCGTGTGCGTACGTACTCGCCCCTTCGGCACGGCCGTGATTGATGAACTGTCGAACTCCAGTGGCGACGTCGTCTCGATCGGTCACCACCATTCCACCTTCTCCCGTGGTCATGTTCTTCGTTGGGTAGAACGAGAAACAGGCGGCATCTCCGAACGAGCCGACGGGTTTCCCCCTGTAGCTTGCCCCGTGGGCTTGCGCAGCGTCCTCGATGAGCGGGACGTCGAGTTCCGATGCGAGGTCGAGAAACGCGTCCATCTCCGCGGGCAACCCATACAGGTGAACGACGAGAATCGCGTCGATTGGATCGTCTGCTACTCGCCGTCGTGTCGCCTCCGGATCCAGATTGTAGGTGATCGGATCGATATCGGCAAACACGGGGTCGGCTCCGGCGAGCCTGACCGCGTTTGCCGTCGCCACGAACGAAAACGGCGTGGTGAGAACGCGATCACCGTCCCCGAGATCGAGTGCTTCGATCGTTGCGTGAAGGGCGGTCGTCCCGTTCGAGGTTGCAACAGCATAGTCGGTCTCACAGTAGTGGGCGAACTCGCGTTCGAATTCGCGAACCTCCGGCCCATCTGCAAGCATTCCGCTTTCGATAACGGTCGAGACGCGATCGAGTTCCGTCTCGTCCAGTTGTGGTTTAGCAATAGGTATCATTCAAATCGGTTCCCTCCATCGAGCGCGACGGGAAGTGGTTCGTGTCTCGCCGGAACGCCAACTGCGAGCGTTTGCTCTGGGACATCCTCGGTAACGACGGCCCCAGCAGCGACAAATGACTGCTCGCCGATTGACACGCCGGGGAGGACGGTCGCGTTTGCCCCGACCGAGACGTGATCGTTCAGCCGTGGGCCTTCGAGGTCGACCTCCTGTCGAAGCGGGACTGGATCGTTCGTCATGACCGCGTGGGGGCCGATAAAAACGTTATTCCCGATGGTGGTTCTCGAGGGGACGTACGTTCCGGTTTGCAGGCTAACGTTCGAGCCGATGGTCGTGTGCCCATCGACGACGCTGTTCGTCCCGATCAGTACGTCGTCGCCGATCTCCGTGTGTTCGCGTACGAGTGCGAAGTGTCCCGTGGTGAATCGGTCGCCGATGGTGACGTCGTCGTAAATGATTGTCCCCTGTCTAATCGTTGCATTATCACCAACTACTGGTGGCTGTGCCCCATCATCGTAGCTATATCCAAGTGTTACCCCCGCGCTCATCTTTTGGCATGAAAGATACATCCCGGTATAAGCGAAAACCATAGTTACAGCACCTTTCGTTGGTTAATCGGCAACGGTTAGCTCGTCGGACGCCACGCTCAGGGACAATAGTGCTTTACTACCCGACCCCGCTGACGTCTTTCTACCATATCCACGACACGCCGAGCACTGATTCTGGAACCGGCCTACGAAAACATACGCTCGATCGATTTCTCGATCACAGACCCGAGTTGACGGAGTCCACGGTAGAGCTCTCGACCGATCGGCATTCCATCGTAGATCCACAGGAGAAATCCGGCGATAAACAACCCGACGACACCCTGCATGTACAGCGATTGATCCAGCTCGATCAGTGCCTGGAGGTATTCTTCGTTTGCAGTGATGAACCCACCTGTAAACCCCTGTCCACTGCCGCCCTCAACCGGACGCACTGGCCATAATACTCGATTGATGGGGAACCGACCATCCCGGATGTATATCGGGAGAATATCCGCGGGGAGATGCAACAGATACCCGATTCCGAACGCCCATCCGACGCGCGTTCGGTCGCGTCGCCGTGCATACCAGCTAACAGCGCTGGTCAACGGAACGGCGAAGAATATCGAGTGACCCAGCGCATACCCACTGGGGAAGATTCCGTACTCCCACGCAAGTGGCTTGTCGATCAGATCCGGTAACACGGAGGCAAACACGACGACGACAGCCTCGCCAGTAGTCGGAGACTCCCGATAGACTACGTGAGTAAATACTGAATACCCGATGTATCCGACCACAGCATGCTCCCAGGGCATCATGTGAGTGAGGTACTCATCGTGACGACTGTCGCGCTCAAATAGCCCGTACCAATCTATACGAGATCCTGACGTTCACCCTGGGTTGCCAGGGCCCCTGCTTGATTTGGATGGTTCTCGTACAGCCAGTATGGAGTACGTCACCGTTCGTGACGAAGCAGTACCCGCTATCGGGCTTGGCACATACCGACTCGACGGAGACGAGTGCTTCGAGACGGTTCAGACCGCCCTCGAGATAGGCTATCGCCATATCGATACCGCAGAGATGTACGACAATCAGTCCGAAATCGGTGACGCAATCGCCACAACGCCGATCCCGAGAGACGACCTCTTCGTGACGACGAAAGTGTGGAAGACGAATCTGGAACACGATGCGGTTCACCGCTCGGTGGCAGCGTCACTCGAGGCACTCGGTTTCGAGTACCTGGATCTCCTGTTAATCCACTGGCCGACCGACGACGTCCCCGTCGAAGAAACGCTGGGTGCGATGAATCAGTTGCAAGCGGACGGTCGAGTTCGCCACATCGGCGTGAGCAACTTTTCACAGTCTCAGCTCGAGGAGGCGATAGCGGCTTCCGAAACGCCGATCGTCACGAATCAGGTGAAGTACCACCCGTACGTTGATCGGGACGACCTCCTCACATTCTGTCGTGAACACGGTGTGATGCTGACAGCCTACAGCCCGCTTGCCGAAGGGCGGGTAGCCTCCGACGGTACTCTCCGCACAATTGGGGATCGGTATGGGAAATCGCCGACACAGGTCGCGTTACGATGGCTCACCCAGCAGGAGGATGTGATAGCTATTCCGAAAGCCTCGGGTATCGAGCATCTACAGTCCAACATCCAGGTGTTCGATTTCGAACTGACCCCTGAGGAAATGGATCGGATTTTCGCCCATCGTGGGGGTTTGCTCTATCAGGTGCGGAACACGCTTGGACTATAGCTGTATAGGGACAGGCTACTCCATTCCACGATGGTGCCATTGGAGCGAACAGCCTCGGAATACTAACCGGAATGGGAGTGGCTAATTCGCCTGTGGATGCGTTCAGGCGGAACTCAACCGTTTTGTCGGGGTTAATACGACCCGATGTAAACGATCGACTCAGTAGAGCATAGTTAACCGAAGAGACGGTACGCGGGTTCAAAAGCGGTCGTGGGTGAGTATTGGAGCCATGCAGCCGCCTACAGCAATCGTTCTCGCAGCGGGTGAAGGGAGACGGCTTCGCCCACTGACGAAATATCGACCGAAGCCGATGCTTCCGGTCGCGACCAAGCCAATCCTGGAGCGCGTGTTCGATCAGTTGATCGGCGTCGGGATCACCGACATCGTCGTCGTCGTTGGATACAGACGTAACCGCGTCCAATCGTACTTCGGATCCACGTACGGAGAGGCGTCGTTGACCTACGTCACACAGGAAAAGCAACTCGGGACGGGACACGCACTCGCTGTCGCCGAATCGGAAGTAGATGGAACGGTTCTCGTATTGAACGGTGATCAGATTGCCGACGAGACGTTGCTCCATGACGTCATTTCGGCACACGACGCATCGGCGACCGCGACGCTCGGGCTCTTGCGAAAATCGTCGATCGACGAGTACGGTGGTGTGATCCTCGAGGATGGTGTCGTCAGCGATATCGTCGAAGACCCACAAGACGATCGTGAGTATCTGTTGAACGCGGGCGTGTACGCGTTTGAACCGGACGTGTTCGACATGTTGTACAACGGCGCGCCACGAATTGGAGAACGGTTGCTGATCGACGCGATCATGGAACTGTCCGGCGCCGGGCACGAAATTCGAGGCGTCGTTTCCGACGGGTTCTGGGTCGACGCGACGTATCCGTGGGATCTCCTCGAGGTCTCGTTCGAACTCTTCGACGGAGGACTCGTCGACGGCGGGCACGCTATCGATGCGAGTACCGAACCGAATATTCACGAGACGGCTGTGTTGCGAGAGCCGGTAATTGTCGACGGCGATTGTGAGATTGGCCCTGGCGCAGTCGTCGGGCCGTACGCCTGTATAGGGGAGAACACGATCATCGAATCGAACGCGGTCGTAAAGCGAAGCGTTCTCGATTCGGATACCAGAGTGAACGCCAACGCGACCGTAATCGATTGTGTCACTGGCGTCGGTGTACAAATCGGTGCTGGGTCATCCATTCCTGGTGGGCCTGGAGACGTTCGAGTCGGGAACCGAGTCTTTGAGGACGAACCGCTCGGAGCACTCCTCGCGGATCGCGTCTGTGATCGCGGTGGTGTTCACTATCTCTCTGGATCGATCGTTGGGCCTGAGTCCGTCATCTATACTGGTTCAGTCGTTCGCGGAACGATTGCGGAAGGAACGGAGGTACAATACTGATGTGCGGGATAATCGGTTATGCCGGGAAGCGAGAGGATGACAGCCTCGAGGTTCTGATGAACGGCCTCTCGGGCCTCGAGTACCGGGGATATGACTCTTCCGGGGTTGCAATCGCCAACTCAACGATAGAAGTATTCAAACGAGAAGGGCACCTGTCCGCCCTCGAGGAGACGCTTCCAGCGAGAACCGTCCCGGGAACGGTTGGTATTGGCCACACGCGATGGAGTACACACGGCGAGCCCTCGGACAGGAACGCCCACCCGCACACTGATTGCCAGGACACCGTGGCCGTCGTTCACAACGGGATCATCGAGAACTTTCAGTCGCTGCGCGACGATCTCGCGGCTGCGGGCCATACGTTCGACAGCGATACCGATACCGAGGTGGTTCCCCACCTGATCGAACACGAACTCGGAAACGGTGCAAGTCACACGGAAGCGTTTCGGCGCGCGGTCGACCAACTCGAAGGGAGTTACGCGTTGGCAGCCGTCTTCGAGGGCGACCACACGCTGTATGCTACGCGTCAGGAATCACCGCTCGTCGTGGGTCTCGGTGAGGACGGATGCTATCTCGCCAGCGACGTGCCGGCGTTCATCGAGTACACGGACACCGTCGTGTATCTCGAGGACGGAGAGTTCGTCCAACTCGATCCGTCGGGCATGGAAGTCACGGATAGCCAGGGGAACGCCGTCGAAACGACGACCGACACGATTGAGTGGGATCCGGAGGATGCCGGGAAAAGCGGCTACGACCACTACATGCTCAAGGAGATCCACGAGCAACCGACGGCGATCCGCAAGTGTCTCAGAGGTCGGGTACAGGAATTAGAGGAATCGGTGTCGATCGATTCGTTGTCCGACGTGTCCGAACCAGGCGCGGTTCACTTCGTCGCCTGTGGAACCTCCTACTACGCAGCGCTGTACGGCGCTCGCCTGTTTCGAGAACGCGGGATCTGGGCCCAGGCGTTTCTGGCCAGCGAGTACGATCCCGGGGTAATCCCGGTCGACGATGATACGATGGTCGTCGGGGTGACCCAGAGTGGCGAGACTGCAGATACGCTGAGCGCGCTTCGGGGCGCAAACCGGGCCGGTGTCGAGACCATCGCGGTGACGAACGTCGTCGGTAGTTCGGCCGCTCGAGCGTGCGATCACACGCTGTTTATAAGGGCCGGGCCCGAGATTGGGGTGGCAGCTACGAAGACGTTTGCGAGCCAGCAGACGGCACTGGTGTTGCTCTCGAGTGCGCTCACCGGCTACGACGACCCCAATCTCCTCAGGGCGTTCCGGAAACTTCCCGATCAGATGCAATCAATTCTTGATCGATCTCGAGCCGATGCGGTCGCAGAAGCGTACCGGGACGCCGACGCCTACTTCGTAATCGGTCGTGGGTACACCGAACCCGTCGCATACGAGGGTGCGTTGAAGATGAAGGAGATCACGTACAAACACGCCGAAGGGTTCGCCGCAGGAGAGCTCAAACACGGCCCGCTCGCCCTCGTGACGGAGCGGACACCGGTGTTCGCGCTGGTCTCTGACAATGGTATGGCCCGGAAGACGATCGGGAACGTCAAAGAAGTCGAGGCTCGCAGTGCCCCCGTCGTTGCAATCACTGATGTCCCCGAGATGGTCGACCCGTACGCGGACTTCCTGCTCGAGGTACCGAAGACCCACGAGTGGTTAATGCCGATCCTGGCGAACGTGCATCTCCAGTTGGTTGCGTACTCGATTGCCAATCAGCTCGGACGATCGATCGATATGCCGCGGAATCTGGCAAAAAGCGTGACCGTCGAGTGAGGGTCGATCAAGATCACTTGGAATCAGCCCCGAACCGGAAACTCTGGTACCGAAAATACTGGGAGGAGAGTCCGACTGCTGAAACCAGATCAAATGACGAAACGGTACTACACGATATCGTCAGTGGCCATCAATCAGTCTGGAACTCGAGGATCGATCCAGACAGGGTACCACCACCGCCACCGGCAATCGCTCGGAATTCGTATGCCGTGTCACTCGAAAGACCGTCTATCTCTACGCAGAACGAATCCGACGAATTGAGCCGCTGGAACCCCGCCCAGTGCCACGATCCCGTTCCGGCTTCCTGCCACGTGAAGTAGACATCGACGGTATCGAGTCCGCCGTCGTCGATAATCTCGCCGTTGAGCGTCGCTGACGAACCGGTGACATTAGTTGCTGCTCTCGTTTGAACGGTGGGGGTCGATTCGTCCTGCTCGTCCGTTTGGAACTCGAGGATCGATCCTGATTGCGTGCCACCACCACTTCCGGTGATTGCACGGAACTCGTAGTCAGTTCCGCTCGCAAGGCCGTCTATCTCTACGCTGAACGAACCCGACGAACTGAGGCGCTGGAACCCCGCCCAGTGCCACGATCCCGTTCCGGCTTCCTGCCACGTGAAGTAGACATCGACGGTATCGAGTCCACCGTCGTCGACGAGTTCGCCGTTGAGCGTCGCTGACGAACTGGTGACGTCGGTTGCCACCCTCGTTTGAACGGTGAGGGTCGATTCGTCTTGCTCATCCGATTCATCGTCGTCAGCCGTTTCCTCCTCGTCGTCAGCGGATTCATCTTGCTTACTGGACTCACCACCGTAGCCATTCGATCCATATCCGCCCGCACCGTAGCCATCTGTTTGTTCAGCCGCGCCAGTCTGGGCTGCCAGCGGAACTGCCGCGACGCCGAGCAATTTGAGTGCCGATCGGCGACCGATGAACGACGTATCCGAACGCCCCTCGGACGTGGAATAATCAGTTTCGGGATCCTGCTCTGACGTGGTCTGTTCCGACGCTGGGGGTTTCTCAATCACGTCTTACGCACGGTAATAGTCGATTAAAGCAGGTCGGGTACACTGGTTCGGTTTTGAAGTCATTCATCAGTTCGCGAATTACATTGCGCCTGAATAATTGTCGTCGTTGATACGAAGCCGTACGTACTCGTCGCGAACGCCCACAGTGTTCCCACTCGGCTGTCACTTGTGTCCTGGTTCACCAACTGATCGTTTCTAAATTCGTGATTAGCCCACTAAACCTGGTGATGCTGCCTCCTTCACCACAATCCTCGAGTCTTCCTCGAGCATGAAGACGTACGTGACCCACCCGTTCTCGACGGAAGGTGACGCTCTCACGACTGTCGATCCTGCTGGCGGAGAAGTGACCACGAACAGGACGATTAGAGGAACAACTGGAACGATTTACACACTGATCTTCGATACGGCTGGCGATCGGGTGTCCAATGACGTGCAGTGGCTGCTATTGGGGCGCGCCACTCCGCTCGAGGCCGAACAGCGGTTCCGACGTGAGGGGGTCGAGGTGAGGATGGGGTCGTGTTGAAGGCTGGGATCGAGTGGATTCCCTCTCCATTGGTGGGAGGGGAACCAATTCTCGAGGCCGGATGTCACCCGTCTTCGTCCGGCTCGACGCCGACGTCGACCCAGAGATGGACAGTGTAGTCTGCGTTCTCGCTGGTTGGATCTGCTGGGACGTCGTCGACGTACAGGAGCCATACGATCCGCGTGTCGTTCTCATCGATCGTCGGTGCAATGTCGTGGGTGTGAAGCCACGTTTCGTTGTGCGCTACCTGCGTGTGAAACCGCTGTAGCTCGCGCTGTTCGTGCACGATCGAGTCGTTGTCGACGGTTTCGACGTCCTGTTCGACGACGACGACGGTGTAGTTGACAGTTCGTTGTTCGTTGTTGCCGATGCCGAGGACGATCTCGGCGCTTTCACCCTGGGCGAACTCCGTGGGGTAGCCGGATGCCACGAGGTCGCCGTCGTCGTCCTCTGTCAGGATATACAACTCGGAGAACTGTTCCCCCTGGGGCGGGACGGCGATGGCGAAGACGATGCTTCCGACGGCGAGCACGATCGAAGCCACCAGCAGGAGGTTCAGAAGTGCGTCAGCACGGGAATCCGCTTCGAACAGCTCTGCCCGTCCACGATGCCACCACTGCCGGTACGGAACGCGAAATCGCTCCTCAACCGGCAGTTCCCACCGACGGTAGGCCGCAATTGCGGTTACCGGAAGCGTAAACCCGCTTACGGCGATCATGATCGGGGTGAGTCGGATCCCCAAGGGTGTGAAGTTCAGCCCGAGTCCGATCAACGGGACGATGGCAATGCTCAATCCAAACGACACGGCGACGCGTTCGATGCCGTCGATCCCGGGTCGAGGCACGTCGACCCAGCCGGCCACCATCTGGTCGCTCGAGTCGGACGAATCTGCGTCCCTTTCGTGAGCAGTACCTGTAACGGGTTCGTCGCCCTGTTCCGGAAAGAGCGCAGCGATAAACGCGTATCCGGGGACGAAGAGGATGAACACAAGGCCGACGGGTACCCTGAGCGGGGTCTCCCGAATCAACGGTGCGAAGACGGCAACGTTCGTAAGTACGACCATTCCAACAACCGCTGATAGATCTGCAGGGAGATGCCGTACGTGCCGGGGCAAGAGCAGCCACAGCGATCGGGCTGCGTTCATTTACGCCATCGTTTGACGATCACCGGTAAAAATCGGCAGTTTGCACACGCCGGACGAGGTGTTCTGAGGGGATACTCTCCTGTGGACGTTACGCGAAACTGCGAAAGTTCGATCCACCGCACTGACACTGTTCGCCGAGTCCGATGAGAAAGACCGACCCGTCCGTTTCGATCTCCGCACTGAAGATCGACTGACAGTGCTCACACTGTACGGCGGTCTTTTTCTGGATATTCTCCCGTTTCATGGGCAACACAATCTACACCGGAATATCCCTTGATCGTAATTCCAAAATGAATAGGATCGATTTGGGAGAACGAGGCGTACCGTCCGCCGAAACCTCCCCTATCCCGCGACTTTCGATTTCTTCCGGGAGGGGTGTCAGTAGATATATGCTCGAGGCCTCGCAACGGGTCATCAGGATGCTGGGGCGTGGCGTCGACCGGGTCGCAACTACTCGTGGTGATCGGCCGTGAGTGTCGGTGACCGACTGACCGCGGCCATCGTAACTCACAGCCGCCACGTGCTCGTTCTCTGTCTCCTCACGACACTGATACTGGGTGCTGGCCTCCCCGCACTCGAGACCGACACCAGCCTCGAGCAGTTCCAGACGGAGACACCCGAGAGCGACGCCCTCGCCTACGCCGATCGACACTTCGACGAACGCGACGAGAACACGACGACGACGCAGGTCATCTTCCGGGAGGAAAACGCCCTCGAGCGGGACTCGCTGCTCGAGGGGCTCCGATTCCAGCAACAGCTCAGACACGACGACACCATCGGCCCGACGCTCGTCGACGATCACCCCACCGTCGGCGTCGAGAACGTTGTCGCGACGGCGATCATCCGTCTCGAGGAGGCCGACGAACTGCAGGAACGCGCGGATACACTCGAGCAGGAGGCTGCCGAACTCGAGGCCCGAATCGACACACTCGAAGCACATCTCGAGCACGTCGCCTCGATCCAGGTCGAGTACGAGGCGTTGAACGCCTCCTACGAAGCGGGTGAGGTGAGCGAGGACGAGTACGAACGGCGGGCCGCCGAACTCGAGACCGACCTCGAGGAGACGGTGGCGAACGCAACCGCTGACCTCGACGACGAGCGGGCGAGCGAGTTCGAGCGAGCCGCAGCAAGCGTTCGGGCGATTGAGGCCGAAATCGCCGCCCTCGAACGCGAGTACGAAGCTGGCGACGTCGACGACTCGACGTACACCAGCCGACTCGAGCGTCTCGAATCCGACCGTGATGGGGCGATCGTCGACGGCTCGCGGTGGTTGTTCGTCGACGAGATCGAGGCGATGGCTCAGGCGACCGACGACCTCAAGGCCGAACGAGAGGCCCTCGAGCGTCTCGACCTGCCGCCGCTCGACGCCCAGATCGAAGCGCTCGAGGAGGCCGACGACGACGCGTTCGATCGGGCGATCACAACCGTCCTTGCCGACGGCGGCCCCGGGAGCGAGCGTGCATTGCGGCTCCTACCGACCGGTGCGGAACCCGCGTCGCTCGAGTCGAGCGATCGAATGGTACTCGTCAGCCACTCGCTGGATCGAGGCTCGGGCCCATCCGGGGAACTGGGAGCGGACGTGATCGACGCCCAGCATGCCATCGACGCCCACATCGCTGACCGCGGTGACGACCACCTGGTGTTCGGGTTCGGACTGGTCGCCGCGGAGGTGGATCGTGCGGCCGTCGATACCGTGATCCTCGTTGGACCGCTCGCGCTCGTGTTGGTCATCGGGGCGCTCGCAATGGCTTACCGGGACGTCCTCGATATTGTCCTCGGCGTTGCTGGGATGCTGGCCGTCCTCGTCTGGACGTTCGGTATCATGGGCTGGACTGGAATTGCGTTCACTCAGGTATTCGTGGCCGTCCCCGTCCTGCTGGTCGGCCTCTCCATCGACTACGCGATCCACGTCTTCATGCGCT of the Natronosalvus vescus genome contains:
- a CDS encoding acyltransferase, with the translated sequence MSAGVTLGYSYDDGAQPPVVGDNATIRQGTIIYDDVTIGDRFTTGHFALVREHTEIGDDVLIGTNSVVDGHTTIGSNVSLQTGTYVPSRTTIGNNVFIGPHAVMTNDPVPLRQEVDLEGPRLNDHVSVGANATVLPGVSIGEQSFVAAGAVVTEDVPEQTLAVGVPARHEPLPVALDGGNRFE
- a CDS encoding metal-dependent hydrolase, translated to MMPWEHAVVGYIGYSVFTHVVYRESPTTGEAVVVVFASVLPDLIDKPLAWEYGIFPSGYALGHSIFFAVPLTSAVSWYARRRDRTRVGWAFGIGYLLHLPADILPIYIRDGRFPINRVLWPVRPVEGGSGQGFTGGFITANEEYLQALIELDQSLYMQGVVGLFIAGFLLWIYDGMPIGRELYRGLRQLGSVIEKSIERMFS
- a CDS encoding DUF1616 domain-containing protein encodes the protein MNAARSLWLLLPRHVRHLPADLSAVVGMVVLTNVAVFAPLIRETPLRVPVGLVFILFVPGYAFIAALFPEQGDEPVTGTAHERDADSSDSSDQMVAGWVDVPRPGIDGIERVAVSFGLSIAIVPLIGLGLNFTPLGIRLTPIMIAVSGFTLPVTAIAAYRRWELPVEERFRVPYRQWWHRGRAELFEADSRADALLNLLLVASIVLAVGSIVFAIAVPPQGEQFSELYILTEDDDGDLVASGYPTEFAQGESAEIVLGIGNNEQRTVNYTVVVVEQDVETVDNDSIVHEQRELQRFHTQVAHNETWLHTHDIAPTIDENDTRIVWLLYVDDVPADPTSENADYTVHLWVDVGVEPDEDG
- a CDS encoding fibronectin type III domain-containing protein, with product MIEKPPASEQTTSEQDPETDYSTSEGRSDTSFIGRRSALKLLGVAAVPLAAQTGAAEQTDGYGAGGYGSNGYGGESSKQDESADDEEETADDDESDEQDESTLTVQTRVATDVTSSSATLNGELVDDGGLDTVDVYFTWQEAGTGSWHWAGFQRLSSSGSFSVEIDGLASGTDYEFRAITGSGGGTQSGSILEFQTDEQDESTPTVQTRAATNVTGSSATLNGEIIDDGGLDTVDVYFTWQEAGTGSWHWAGFQRLNSSDSFCVEIDGLSSDTAYEFRAIAGGGGGTLSGSILEFQTD
- a CDS encoding sugar phosphate nucleotidyltransferase, whose product is MQPPTAIVLAAGEGRRLRPLTKYRPKPMLPVATKPILERVFDQLIGVGITDIVVVVGYRRNRVQSYFGSTYGEASLTYVTQEKQLGTGHALAVAESEVDGTVLVLNGDQIADETLLHDVISAHDASATATLGLLRKSSIDEYGGVILEDGVVSDIVEDPQDDREYLLNAGVYAFEPDVFDMLYNGAPRIGERLLIDAIMELSGAGHEIRGVVSDGFWVDATYPWDLLEVSFELFDGGLVDGGHAIDASTEPNIHETAVLREPVIVDGDCEIGPGAVVGPYACIGENTIIESNAVVKRSVLDSDTRVNANATVIDCVTGVGVQIGAGSSIPGGPGDVRVGNRVFEDEPLGALLADRVCDRGGVHYLSGSIVGPESVIYTGSVVRGTIAEGTEVQY
- a CDS encoding aldo/keto reductase, giving the protein MEYVTVRDEAVPAIGLGTYRLDGDECFETVQTALEIGYRHIDTAEMYDNQSEIGDAIATTPIPRDDLFVTTKVWKTNLEHDAVHRSVAASLEALGFEYLDLLLIHWPTDDVPVEETLGAMNQLQADGRVRHIGVSNFSQSQLEEAIAASETPIVTNQVKYHPYVDRDDLLTFCREHGVMLTAYSPLAEGRVASDGTLRTIGDRYGKSPTQVALRWLTQQEDVIAIPKASGIEHLQSNIQVFDFELTPEEMDRIFAHRGGLLYQVRNTLGL
- a CDS encoding DegT/DnrJ/EryC1/StrS family aminotransferase yields the protein MIPIAKPQLDETELDRVSTVIESGMLADGPEVREFEREFAHYCETDYAVATSNGTTALHATIEALDLGDGDRVLTTPFSFVATANAVRLAGADPVFADIDPITYNLDPEATRRRVADDPIDAILVVHLYGLPAEMDAFLDLASELDVPLIEDAAQAHGASYRGKPVGSFGDAACFSFYPTKNMTTGEGGMVVTDRDDVATGVRQFINHGRAEGASTYAHDAVGHNFRMTSLAAAIGRSQLERLPDFVDRRRENAAQLTASIDDSELEVPVEPDHVRHAYHQYTVRTRDRDAFQDQLAEQGIDSAVYYPACIPNQPAYDGVDATVPVADRAASEVLSLPVHPGVSAADIDHITEVTTNYAR
- the glmS gene encoding glutamine--fructose-6-phosphate transaminase (isomerizing), with protein sequence MCGIIGYAGKREDDSLEVLMNGLSGLEYRGYDSSGVAIANSTIEVFKREGHLSALEETLPARTVPGTVGIGHTRWSTHGEPSDRNAHPHTDCQDTVAVVHNGIIENFQSLRDDLAAAGHTFDSDTDTEVVPHLIEHELGNGASHTEAFRRAVDQLEGSYALAAVFEGDHTLYATRQESPLVVGLGEDGCYLASDVPAFIEYTDTVVYLEDGEFVQLDPSGMEVTDSQGNAVETTTDTIEWDPEDAGKSGYDHYMLKEIHEQPTAIRKCLRGRVQELEESVSIDSLSDVSEPGAVHFVACGTSYYAALYGARLFRERGIWAQAFLASEYDPGVIPVDDDTMVVGVTQSGETADTLSALRGANRAGVETIAVTNVVGSSAARACDHTLFIRAGPEIGVAATKTFASQQTALVLLSSALTGYDDPNLLRAFRKLPDQMQSILDRSRADAVAEAYRDADAYFVIGRGYTEPVAYEGALKMKEITYKHAEGFAAGELKHGPLALVTERTPVFALVSDNGMARKTIGNVKEVEARSAPVVAITDVPEMVDPYADFLLEVPKTHEWLMPILANVHLQLVAYSIANQLGRSIDMPRNLAKSVTVE